The following proteins come from a genomic window of Blastococcus sp. HT6-30:
- a CDS encoding Re/Si-specific NAD(P)(+) transhydrogenase subunit alpha, with the protein MLIGVPRETRPRETRVAATPATVTQLVRLGYDVVVEAGAGTASSFPDEAYAEAGARVGTAEQAWGAEVVLRVNAPAVEEIGRLADGATLISLLSPALNPDLVNALAARPITALAMDAVPRISRAQSMDVLSSMANIAGYRAVIEAANVFGRFFTGQVTAAGKVPPAKVLVAGAGVAGLAAIGAASSLGAVVRATDVRPEVAEQVRSLGGEYVAVPDADGAEVSSDGYAREMGEDFNRRAAQMYAEQARDVDIVITTALIPGRPAPRLFTEEMVASMRSGSVIVDMAAAQGGNVAGSVPDEVVVTPNGVSIIGYTDLPARLPAQASQLYGTNLVNLLKLLTPGADGRLVLDFDDVVQRAITVVREGEKTWPPPPVQVSAAPPPPPSPPAGATAGAPAVPQKTPSPGRRFALVALGAALLFLLTAFSPNELVGHFTVFALAVVVGFYVIGHVHHALHTPLMSVTNAISGIIVVGALLQLGSDDGVVQALAFVATLVASINVFGGFAVTRRMLGMFSRGPSVQGAAR; encoded by the coding sequence ATGCTGATCGGAGTTCCGCGCGAGACGCGGCCCCGCGAGACGCGGGTGGCCGCGACACCGGCGACGGTGACGCAGCTGGTGCGGCTCGGATACGACGTCGTGGTCGAGGCCGGTGCCGGTACCGCCAGCAGCTTCCCCGACGAGGCCTACGCCGAGGCCGGCGCGCGCGTCGGCACGGCCGAGCAGGCATGGGGCGCCGAGGTGGTCCTGCGGGTCAACGCCCCCGCGGTCGAGGAGATCGGCCGGCTGGCCGACGGCGCGACCCTGATCAGCCTGCTCTCCCCCGCGCTGAACCCGGATCTGGTGAACGCGCTGGCCGCGCGGCCGATCACCGCGCTGGCCATGGACGCGGTGCCGCGGATCTCCCGGGCGCAGTCGATGGACGTGCTGTCCTCGATGGCCAACATCGCCGGGTACCGGGCGGTGATCGAGGCGGCGAACGTGTTCGGCCGGTTCTTCACCGGTCAGGTGACCGCCGCCGGCAAGGTCCCGCCGGCCAAGGTGCTGGTGGCCGGCGCAGGCGTGGCCGGGCTGGCCGCCATCGGAGCCGCCTCCAGCCTGGGGGCGGTCGTGCGGGCCACCGACGTACGCCCCGAGGTCGCCGAGCAGGTGCGGTCGCTCGGCGGCGAGTACGTGGCGGTGCCCGACGCCGACGGTGCAGAGGTCAGCTCCGACGGCTACGCCCGCGAGATGGGTGAGGACTTCAACCGGCGTGCCGCCCAGATGTACGCCGAGCAGGCCCGCGACGTCGACATCGTCATCACGACCGCGCTCATCCCCGGTCGGCCGGCCCCCCGGCTGTTCACCGAGGAGATGGTCGCCTCGATGCGCTCCGGGTCGGTGATCGTCGACATGGCGGCCGCGCAGGGCGGCAACGTGGCCGGGTCGGTGCCCGACGAGGTGGTGGTGACGCCGAACGGCGTGTCCATCATCGGGTACACCGACCTGCCCGCCCGCCTGCCGGCCCAGGCCTCCCAGCTCTACGGCACCAACCTGGTGAACCTGCTCAAGCTGCTGACACCGGGCGCGGACGGACGGCTGGTCCTCGACTTCGACGACGTCGTGCAGCGGGCGATCACGGTCGTGCGGGAGGGCGAGAAGACCTGGCCGCCACCGCCGGTGCAGGTCTCGGCGGCACCGCCACCGCCGCCGTCCCCACCCGCCGGCGCGACGGCGGGCGCCCCCGCGGTGCCGCAGAAGACCCCCTCGCCCGGCCGCCGGTTCGCGCTCGTGGCCCTCGGTGCGGCGCTGCTGTTCCTGCTCACCGCATTCTCCCCGAACGAGCTCGTCGGGCACTTCACCGTGTTCGCGCTCGCCGTCGTCGTCGGGTTCTACGTGATCGGGCACGTGCACCACGCCCTGCACACCCCGCTGATGAGCGTCACCAACGCGATCTCCGGGATCATCGTCGTCGGTGCACTGCTGCAGCTCGGCAGCGACGACGGCGTCGTGCAGGCCCTGGCCTTCGTCGCCACGCTGGTGGCCAGCATCAACGTCTTCGGCGGCTTCGCCGTCACCCGCCGCATGCTGGGCATGTTCTCCCGCGGCCCGAGTGTGCAGGGCGCCGCCCGATGA
- the pcaH gene encoding protocatechuate 3,4-dioxygenase subunit beta — translation MTGTTSAGGLHVPRYLREPEALRTPVGFPEYRSTGLRAPLRTPVDLPHRLTEVTGPVLGEDRVRPEDADLTFRSGGEAIGQRILVHGRVLDSNGRPVPGALVEVWQANAAGRYRHVVDNWPAPLDPHFDGLGRVVTDSLGRYEFMTIKPGAYPWGNHHNAWRPAHIHFSLFGRAFTQRLVTQMYFPDDPLFGQDPIFNAIPAAARHRAISRYSLERTQDNWALAFEWDIVLRGADQTPFETDDDGDVA, via the coding sequence ATGACCGGGACCACCTCCGCCGGCGGCCTGCACGTGCCGCGGTACCTGCGCGAGCCCGAGGCCCTGCGCACCCCCGTGGGCTTCCCCGAGTACCGCAGCACCGGTTTGCGCGCGCCCCTGCGCACGCCGGTGGACCTGCCGCACCGGCTCACGGAGGTCACCGGTCCGGTGCTGGGGGAGGACCGGGTGCGGCCGGAGGACGCCGACCTCACCTTCCGCAGCGGCGGCGAGGCGATCGGCCAGCGGATCCTGGTGCACGGCCGGGTGCTCGACAGCAACGGCCGCCCGGTGCCCGGTGCCCTCGTGGAGGTCTGGCAGGCCAACGCCGCCGGCCGCTACCGGCACGTCGTCGACAACTGGCCGGCGCCGCTGGACCCGCACTTCGACGGGCTGGGCCGGGTGGTCACCGACAGCCTGGGCCGCTACGAGTTCATGACGATCAAGCCCGGCGCCTACCCGTGGGGCAACCACCACAACGCCTGGCGCCCGGCGCACATCCACTTCAGCCTGTTCGGGCGGGCGTTCACCCAGCGCCTGGTGACCCAGATGTACTTCCCGGACGACCCGTTGTTCGGCCAGGACCCGATTTTCAACGCCATCCCGGCGGCTGCGCGGCACCGGGCGATCAGCCGGTACTCCCTCGAGCGCACCCAGGACAACTGGGCGCTGGCCTTCGAGTGGGACATCGTGCTGCGCGGGGCCGACCAGACGCCGTTCGAGACCGACGACGACGGAGATGTCGCGTGA
- a CDS encoding 4-hydroxybenzoate 3-monooxygenase, translating into MRTQVGIIGAGPAGLLLSRLLTLRGIDSVVLENRSREYVEARIRAGILEQHTVDTLTDAGLGDRLRREGLEHRGIHLQYPGTRHTLDFPELCGRTVWVYGQTEVTKDLIKAQLDGGPPLLFDVSDVVPEDVDGESPRIRFTDADGVAQVLECDVVAGTDGFHGVSRPVVTAGTDSRLWERTYPYAWLGILADAPPATDELIYAWHPDGFALYSMRSPSVSRLYLQVDPSDSIENWSDDRIWENLSRRMSLDGWDVSTGPITEKSILPMRSFVSAPMRRGRLFLAGDAAHIVPPTGAKGLNLAVADVTLLATALTRLLQENRTDLVDAYSDTALRRVWRCTHFSWWMTSMLHTSGDDFDARLQLAQLERVCSSEAAARELAENYTGLPIEI; encoded by the coding sequence GTGCGCACTCAGGTGGGAATCATCGGCGCCGGCCCGGCCGGCCTCCTGCTGTCCCGGCTGCTGACGCTGCGCGGCATCGACTCGGTGGTCCTGGAGAACCGGTCCCGGGAGTACGTCGAGGCCCGGATCCGCGCGGGCATCCTCGAGCAGCACACCGTCGACACGCTGACCGACGCCGGCCTCGGCGACCGGCTGCGCCGGGAGGGGCTGGAGCACCGCGGCATCCACCTGCAGTACCCCGGCACCCGCCACACCCTCGACTTCCCGGAGCTGTGCGGGCGCACCGTGTGGGTCTACGGGCAGACGGAGGTCACCAAGGACCTCATCAAGGCGCAGCTCGACGGCGGGCCGCCCCTGCTGTTCGACGTCTCCGACGTGGTGCCCGAGGACGTCGACGGCGAGTCGCCGCGGATCCGGTTCACCGACGCCGACGGCGTCGCGCAGGTCCTCGAGTGCGACGTCGTCGCCGGCACCGACGGCTTCCACGGCGTCTCCCGGCCCGTCGTGACGGCGGGAACCGACAGCCGGCTGTGGGAGCGCACCTACCCCTACGCCTGGCTGGGCATCCTGGCCGACGCCCCGCCCGCCACCGACGAGCTGATCTACGCCTGGCACCCCGACGGCTTTGCGCTGTACTCGATGCGCTCGCCGTCGGTCTCCCGGCTGTACCTGCAGGTCGACCCGTCGGACTCGATCGAGAACTGGTCCGACGACCGCATCTGGGAGAATCTCTCCCGCCGCATGTCGCTGGACGGCTGGGACGTCTCCACCGGTCCGATCACCGAGAAGTCGATCCTGCCGATGCGCTCGTTCGTCAGCGCGCCCATGCGCCGCGGCCGGCTGTTCCTCGCCGGCGACGCCGCGCACATCGTGCCGCCCACCGGCGCGAAGGGGCTGAACCTGGCCGTCGCCGACGTCACGCTCCTGGCCACGGCGCTGACCCGCCTGCTCCAGGAGAACAGGACCGACCTGGTGGACGCGTACTCCGACACCGCGCTGCGCCGGGTCTGGCGGTGCACGCACTTCTCGTGGTGGATGACGTCGATGCTGCACACCTCCGGCGACGACTTCGACGCCCGGCTGCAGCTCGCCCAGCTGGAGCGCGTGTGCTCGTCGGAGGCCGCCGCGCGCGAACTGGCGGAGAACTACACCGGGCTGCCGATCGAGATCTGA
- the pcaG gene encoding protocatechuate 3,4-dioxygenase subunit alpha: protein MNPLDVPPDPPGPFQPRTGQRGTGFLTGPLRLGTTPSATVGPYLAIGLTWPDGEWAAAEGTEGGVWIRGRVFDGAGDVVPDAMVETWQADPDGGFPSPEDPRGPSSYPGFRGYARAQTLSGEFAVHTIKPGRVPDGDGGLQAPHVDVSVFARGLLDRVVTRIYFADEAEANADDVVLRALPDDAARQTLIATPTVDGYRFDIHLQGERETVFFAV, encoded by the coding sequence GTGAACCCCCTGGACGTGCCGCCGGACCCACCCGGCCCCTTCCAGCCGCGCACCGGGCAGCGCGGCACCGGCTTCCTCACCGGGCCGCTGCGGCTGGGCACCACCCCGAGCGCGACGGTGGGGCCGTACCTGGCCATCGGCCTCACCTGGCCGGATGGCGAGTGGGCCGCGGCCGAGGGCACCGAGGGCGGCGTCTGGATCCGCGGCCGCGTGTTCGACGGCGCCGGCGACGTGGTCCCGGACGCGATGGTCGAGACCTGGCAGGCCGATCCGGACGGCGGCTTCCCCTCGCCCGAGGACCCCCGCGGGCCGTCGTCCTACCCGGGCTTCCGCGGCTACGCCCGGGCGCAGACGCTCAGCGGCGAGTTCGCCGTCCACACCATCAAGCCCGGCCGGGTGCCGGACGGGGACGGCGGGCTGCAGGCTCCGCACGTCGACGTGAGCGTGTTCGCCCGCGGGCTGCTCGACCGGGTCGTCACCCGCATCTACTTCGCCGACGAGGCGGAGGCCAACGCCGACGACGTCGTCCTGCGGGCGCTGCCGGACGACGCGGCGCGGCAGACGCTGATCGCCACGCCCACCGTCGACGGCTACCGGTTCGACATCCACCTGCAGGGCGAGCGCGAGACCGTCTTCTTCGCGGTATGA
- a CDS encoding acyl-CoA dehydrogenase family protein: protein MDFTFDSEQNDLREAVRGLLERTYSDSEARRKVAANDPGFDEKTWSRLAEMGLLGLPFAEEHGGMGAGPIEVAIVAEEIGRVIAPEPFIEAVVLAGGLIAAVGTDEQKAQLLSVIAEGTSVPAFAHAEIGTRWSPSASAVTATQAGDGWTLTGVKEPVPTGARADVLVVSAMVDGGTGLFVVQGDAAGLTRTGYRTHDGTRAANVRFDGTPATLLGTGGDQTAAIERALTEARIAYSHEAIGAMDTALRITAEYLKTRKQFGVTLNKFQALTFRAADMYVSLELARSTALWASMVQDAGGDVRSAADRTRLQTSRAGRHVGKEAIQLHGGIGVTAEYSVGHYTSRLTAIDHLLGDGDFAAARLARTVADRPTVDPLGAPYAV from the coding sequence GTGGACTTCACCTTCGACAGCGAGCAGAACGACCTCCGCGAGGCCGTCCGCGGCCTGCTGGAGCGCACGTACTCCGACAGCGAGGCGCGCCGCAAGGTCGCCGCGAACGACCCCGGCTTCGACGAGAAGACCTGGTCGCGGCTGGCCGAGATGGGCCTGCTGGGCCTGCCCTTCGCCGAAGAGCACGGCGGCATGGGCGCCGGGCCGATCGAGGTGGCGATCGTCGCCGAGGAGATCGGCCGCGTCATCGCTCCCGAGCCGTTCATCGAGGCGGTCGTGCTGGCCGGCGGGCTGATCGCCGCCGTCGGTACCGACGAGCAGAAGGCCCAGCTCCTGAGCGTGATCGCCGAGGGCACCAGCGTGCCGGCCTTCGCGCACGCCGAGATCGGCACCCGGTGGAGCCCGTCGGCGTCGGCGGTCACCGCCACGCAGGCCGGCGACGGCTGGACCCTCACCGGCGTCAAGGAGCCGGTGCCCACGGGCGCCCGCGCCGACGTCCTGGTGGTCTCAGCCATGGTCGACGGCGGCACCGGGCTGTTCGTGGTGCAGGGCGACGCGGCGGGCCTGACCCGCACCGGCTACCGCACGCACGACGGCACCCGCGCGGCCAACGTCCGCTTCGACGGCACCCCCGCGACCCTGCTGGGCACCGGCGGCGACCAGACGGCCGCGATCGAGCGGGCACTGACCGAGGCGCGCATCGCCTACAGCCACGAGGCGATCGGCGCCATGGACACCGCCCTGCGGATCACCGCCGAGTACCTCAAGACCCGCAAGCAGTTCGGGGTGACGCTCAACAAGTTCCAGGCGCTCACCTTCCGCGCCGCGGACATGTACGTGTCCCTGGAGCTCGCCCGCAGCACCGCGCTGTGGGCGTCGATGGTGCAGGACGCCGGCGGCGACGTCCGCTCCGCCGCCGACCGGACCCGGCTGCAGACCAGCCGCGCCGGCCGGCACGTCGGCAAGGAGGCCATCCAGCTGCACGGCGGGATCGGCGTGACCGCGGAGTACTCCGTCGGGCACTACACCAGCCGGCTCACCGCGATCGACCACCTGCTGGGCGACGGCGACTTCGCCGCGGCCCGGCTGGCCCGCACGGTGGCCGACCGGCCGACCGTCGACCCGCTGGGCGCGCCCTACGCGGTCTGA
- a CDS encoding acyl-CoA dehydrogenase family protein: MRLQLSPELQAFREEMRTFFTTQVPQEIREKVAAHRHVSKEEYVQAQRALNAAGLAVPHWPVEWGGRDWTPLQRHIWREEMQLAGVPEPLAFNTSMIGPVIAAFGNQEQKERFLAKTANLDIWWCQGFSEPDAGSDLASLRTTAVRDGDDWVVNGQKTWTTLGQHADWIFCLVRTDPTAEKKQRGISMLVFPMDTPGVTLRPIELIDGGREVNEVFFEDVRVPAENLIGEENRGWDYAKFLLGNERVGIARVGATKKMLAQAKEYAREITVDGRPLLEDPFMARRIAEVENELVALELTALRVVANSADGKPHPASSVLKLKGSELQQAATELLVDIAGPLSVASFAEEGSDVPDWARVATPHYLNYRKVSIYGGSNEVQRTIIAGTILGL; this comes from the coding sequence ATGCGGTTGCAGCTGTCCCCGGAGCTCCAGGCCTTCCGGGAGGAGATGCGGACCTTCTTCACCACCCAGGTGCCGCAGGAGATCCGCGAGAAGGTCGCGGCCCACCGGCACGTGTCCAAGGAGGAGTACGTCCAGGCCCAGCGCGCACTCAACGCCGCCGGCCTGGCGGTGCCGCACTGGCCGGTCGAGTGGGGCGGCCGGGACTGGACGCCGCTGCAGCGCCACATCTGGCGCGAGGAGATGCAGCTGGCCGGTGTGCCCGAGCCGCTGGCCTTCAACACCAGCATGATCGGCCCGGTCATCGCCGCCTTCGGCAACCAGGAGCAGAAGGAGCGCTTCCTGGCCAAGACGGCCAACCTCGACATCTGGTGGTGCCAGGGCTTCTCCGAGCCCGACGCCGGCTCCGACCTCGCCTCGCTGCGCACCACCGCCGTCCGTGACGGCGACGACTGGGTGGTGAACGGTCAGAAGACCTGGACGACCCTGGGGCAGCACGCCGACTGGATCTTCTGCCTCGTCCGCACCGACCCGACCGCGGAGAAGAAGCAGCGCGGCATCTCCATGCTCGTCTTCCCGATGGACACCCCCGGCGTCACGCTCCGCCCCATCGAGCTCATCGACGGCGGCCGCGAGGTCAACGAGGTGTTCTTCGAGGACGTCCGCGTGCCCGCCGAGAACCTCATCGGCGAGGAGAACCGCGGCTGGGACTACGCCAAGTTCCTCCTCGGCAACGAGCGCGTCGGCATCGCCCGCGTCGGCGCCACCAAGAAGATGCTCGCCCAGGCCAAGGAGTACGCCCGCGAGATCACCGTCGACGGCCGCCCGCTGCTCGAGGACCCGTTCATGGCCCGGCGGATCGCCGAGGTCGAGAACGAGCTGGTGGCCCTGGAGCTCACCGCGCTGCGCGTGGTCGCCAACTCCGCCGACGGGAAGCCGCACCCGGCCTCCTCGGTGCTCAAGCTCAAGGGCTCGGAGCTGCAGCAGGCCGCCACCGAGCTGCTGGTGGACATCGCCGGCCCGCTCTCGGTCGCCTCGTTCGCCGAGGAGGGCTCCGACGTGCCCGACTGGGCGCGCGTCGCGACGCCGCACTACCTGAACTACCGGAAGGTCTCCATCTACGGAGGCTCCAACGAGGTTCAGCGCACCATCATCGCCGGCACGATCCTGGGGCTGTGA
- a CDS encoding IclR family transcriptional regulator, giving the protein MAGRSAAPGRSVTSRALGVLDAFGSDTPRLSLSEIAERTGTPLTTTHRLLGELTGWGALVRRSDGRYEIGRKLWDLGLLAPVQLGLRQVAAPFLLDLHTTIRDTVHLAVREGLAALYVDRVSGRESVPVVSQVGSRLPLHATGVGKVLLAAAPDDVVDQTLRSLSPITRRTVVDPAQLTRELVEIRRRRYARTCEEMSPGAASVAVPVQVERATGPLAVAALGIVVPPHRRDLARLVPALEMAARGIGRELARSQEFH; this is encoded by the coding sequence ATGGCAGGTCGCAGCGCCGCCCCTGGCCGGTCGGTCACCTCCCGGGCGCTCGGGGTGCTCGACGCGTTCGGCAGCGACACCCCGCGGCTGTCGCTGTCCGAGATCGCCGAGCGGACCGGCACCCCGCTGACGACGACGCACCGGCTGCTCGGCGAGCTCACCGGGTGGGGAGCGCTGGTGCGCCGGTCCGACGGCCGCTACGAGATCGGCCGCAAGCTCTGGGACCTCGGCCTGCTCGCCCCGGTTCAGCTGGGGCTCCGGCAGGTGGCCGCCCCGTTCCTGCTCGACCTGCACACCACGATCCGCGACACCGTGCACCTCGCCGTCCGGGAGGGGCTCGCCGCTCTGTACGTCGACCGGGTGTCAGGGCGGGAGTCGGTGCCGGTGGTCAGCCAGGTGGGCAGCCGGCTGCCCCTGCACGCCACCGGCGTGGGCAAGGTGCTGCTCGCCGCCGCACCGGACGACGTCGTCGACCAGACGCTGCGCTCGCTGTCCCCGATCACCCGGCGCACCGTCGTCGACCCGGCGCAGCTCACCCGGGAGCTGGTCGAGATCCGCCGGCGCCGGTACGCGCGCACGTGCGAGGAGATGTCGCCCGGGGCCGCGTCCGTGGCCGTTCCCGTGCAGGTGGAACGGGCGACCGGCCCGCTGGCCGTGGCCGCCCTCGGCATCGTCGTCCCACCGCACCGCCGGGACCTCGCCCGCCTGGTTCCGGCGCTGGAGATGGCGGCGCGGGGCATCGGCCGGGAGCTCGCCCGCTCGCAGGAGTTCCACTGA
- the pcaB gene encoding 3-carboxy-cis,cis-muconate cycloisomerase has protein sequence MSGLFSGTFARGGAAAAVSDAGWFDALLDVEAALARAAAATGLVPTTAADAVTAACAEPAGLDLATVVARAADAGNPVPPLVRVLQAAVGERDAAAVHVGATSQDVLDTAMVLLARRAIAAIDRDLALAAEAAAGLARTHRDDVVMGRTLMQQALPTTFGLKAAGWLSGLDGARLRLAEVVATLPVQYGGAVGTLAASGGSGAVLRAALAAELGLATTPVPWHTVRLPIADLAGALGATAGVLATVAVDVVLMAQTEVGEAAESGAGRGGSSAMPHKRNPVAAISVRACARRAPGLVATLLGAMEQEHERAAGAWHSEWPALTDLLTTVGSAAAWLVESLSGLRPDVDRMSATVAAAGDPELAGALADALTPVLGRGAAHDEAAAAVREAAATGRALADVVAGRDDVELPDLLGGGPDVGEAGAQVDAALAEHAHLTEGAR, from the coding sequence GTGAGCGGCCTCTTCAGCGGGACCTTCGCCCGGGGCGGGGCGGCGGCGGCCGTCTCCGACGCGGGCTGGTTCGACGCCCTGCTGGACGTGGAGGCGGCGCTGGCCCGTGCGGCGGCCGCCACCGGTCTGGTGCCCACCACCGCCGCTGACGCGGTCACCGCGGCGTGCGCGGAGCCGGCCGGGCTGGACCTCGCCACCGTCGTGGCCCGTGCGGCCGACGCCGGGAACCCGGTTCCCCCGCTGGTGCGGGTGCTGCAGGCGGCGGTGGGGGAGCGCGACGCGGCCGCGGTGCACGTCGGCGCCACCAGCCAGGACGTCCTCGACACGGCGATGGTGCTGCTGGCCCGGCGGGCGATCGCGGCGATCGACCGCGACCTCGCGCTGGCCGCCGAGGCCGCCGCCGGCCTCGCCCGCACCCACCGCGACGACGTCGTCATGGGCCGCACCCTCATGCAGCAGGCGCTGCCGACCACCTTCGGCCTCAAGGCCGCGGGCTGGCTCAGCGGCCTGGACGGCGCCCGGCTGCGGCTGGCCGAGGTCGTGGCCACGCTGCCCGTGCAGTACGGCGGCGCGGTCGGGACGCTCGCCGCCTCGGGCGGATCGGGCGCCGTGCTCCGGGCCGCGCTGGCCGCCGAGCTGGGCCTGGCCACCACTCCGGTCCCGTGGCACACGGTGCGGCTGCCGATCGCCGACCTGGCCGGTGCCCTCGGGGCGACGGCGGGCGTGCTGGCGACCGTCGCCGTCGACGTGGTGCTCATGGCGCAGACCGAGGTCGGGGAGGCGGCGGAGAGCGGGGCGGGCCGGGGCGGCTCGTCGGCGATGCCGCACAAGCGGAACCCGGTGGCCGCGATCTCGGTGCGGGCCTGCGCCCGCCGCGCGCCGGGCCTGGTCGCCACCCTGCTCGGGGCCATGGAGCAGGAGCACGAGCGCGCCGCCGGCGCTTGGCACAGCGAGTGGCCGGCGCTCACCGATCTGCTCACCACCGTCGGCTCGGCGGCGGCCTGGCTCGTCGAGAGCCTCTCCGGCCTGCGCCCCGACGTGGACCGGATGTCCGCGACGGTGGCCGCCGCCGGGGATCCCGAGCTCGCCGGGGCCCTCGCGGACGCGCTCACCCCGGTCCTCGGTCGCGGTGCCGCGCACGACGAGGCCGCGGCCGCCGTGCGGGAGGCCGCGGCCACCGGCCGGGCCCTCGCCGACGTGGTCGCCGGCCGGGACGACGTCGAGCTCCCCGACCTGCTCGGCGGCGGACCGGACGTCGGGGAGGCCGGCGCCCAGGTCGACGCTGCGCTTGCCGAGCACGCCCACCTCACCGAAGGAGCCCGATGA
- the pntB gene encoding Re/Si-specific NAD(P)(+) transhydrogenase subunit beta encodes MTATTAAAAAYIVAALLFILSLAGLSKHETAKAGNAYGIAGMAIALAATVGVATRDISAVGLTLLVVAVAIGAAIGLWRARRVEMTGMPELIALLHSFVGLAAVLVGWNGYLSVEGADGRSTLTGAEAGIHSGEVVVGVFIGAVTFTGSIVAFLKLSARIKSNPLMLPGHNWLNLGALALFAVLTVIFVAEPNLLVLSVVTVLALALGWHLVASIGGGDMPVVVSMLNSYSGWAAAASGFLLGNDLLIITGALVGSSGAYLSYIMCKAMNRSFLSVIAGGFGNEGSVGSADVDYGEHTEISAAETAELLREAKSVVITPGYGMAVAQAQGPVAELTRKLTERGVEVRFGIHPVAGRLPGHMNVLLAEAKVPYDVVLEMDEINDDLAATSVVLVIGANDTVNPAASEDPTSPIAGMPVLRVWEAEKVIVFKRSMSTGYAGVQNPLFFRENTAMLFGDARDRVEDILKSL; translated from the coding sequence ATGACCGCCACCACCGCCGCCGCCGCGGCGTACATCGTCGCCGCCCTGCTGTTCATCCTCAGCCTGGCCGGCCTGTCGAAGCACGAGACGGCGAAGGCCGGGAACGCCTACGGCATCGCAGGCATGGCGATCGCGCTCGCCGCGACCGTCGGCGTCGCGACCCGCGACATCTCCGCCGTCGGCCTCACCCTGCTCGTGGTCGCCGTGGCCATCGGCGCGGCGATCGGCCTGTGGCGCGCGCGCAGGGTCGAGATGACCGGCATGCCCGAGCTCATCGCTCTGCTGCACAGCTTCGTCGGCCTGGCCGCGGTGCTCGTGGGCTGGAACGGGTACCTCTCGGTCGAGGGCGCCGACGGCCGCTCGACGCTCACCGGGGCCGAGGCGGGGATCCACTCGGGCGAGGTGGTCGTCGGCGTGTTCATCGGCGCGGTCACCTTCACCGGCTCCATCGTCGCCTTCCTCAAGCTGTCGGCGCGGATCAAGAGCAACCCGCTGATGCTGCCGGGCCACAACTGGCTCAACCTCGGCGCGCTGGCGCTCTTCGCCGTCCTCACCGTGATCTTCGTCGCCGAGCCGAACCTGCTCGTGCTGTCGGTGGTGACGGTGCTGGCCCTCGCCCTCGGCTGGCACCTGGTCGCCTCGATCGGGGGCGGCGACATGCCGGTGGTGGTCTCGATGCTCAACAGCTACTCGGGCTGGGCCGCCGCCGCCTCGGGCTTCCTGCTGGGCAACGACCTGCTGATCATCACCGGTGCCCTGGTGGGCTCCTCCGGCGCCTACCTGTCCTACATCATGTGCAAGGCGATGAACCGCTCGTTCCTGTCGGTCATCGCCGGCGGGTTCGGCAACGAGGGCAGCGTGGGCTCCGCCGACGTCGACTACGGCGAGCACACCGAGATAAGCGCCGCCGAGACCGCCGAGCTGCTGCGCGAGGCGAAGTCCGTCGTCATCACCCCTGGGTACGGCATGGCCGTCGCCCAGGCCCAGGGCCCGGTCGCCGAGTTGACCCGCAAGCTGACCGAGCGAGGCGTCGAGGTCCGGTTCGGCATCCACCCCGTCGCCGGCCGGCTCCCGGGCCACATGAACGTCCTCCTGGCCGAGGCGAAGGTACCCTACGACGTCGTCCTGGAGATGGACGAGATCAACGACGACCTGGCCGCCACCTCCGTCGTCCTGGTCATCGGCGCCAACGACACCGTCAACCCGGCCGCCTCCGAGGACCCGACGAGCCCCATCGCCGGCATGCCGGTGCTGCGCGTCTGGGAGGCGGAGAAGGTGATCGTCTTCAAGCGGTCGATGAGCACCGGCTACGCCGGCGTCCAGAACCCGCTGTTCTTCCGCGAGAACACCGCCATGCTGTTCGGCGACGCACGCGATCGCGTGGAGGACATCCTCAAGTCACTGTGA